Proteins encoded by one window of Mesorhizobium sp. INR15:
- the fliN gene encoding flagellar motor switch protein FliN, which translates to MAKTKVEAEPDQPDEQLDRAIEELRGVLKEEEQRPDAAFRAAGANSSVIMNIPVDVQIILGSTEMPVSDLMALQKGSTVALNRRIGEPVDVVVNGRKIARGEITVLESDPSRFGIRLTEIIAGTKGA; encoded by the coding sequence ATGGCCAAGACCAAGGTAGAAGCCGAACCCGACCAGCCGGACGAGCAGCTCGATCGTGCCATCGAAGAGTTGCGCGGCGTTCTCAAGGAAGAGGAGCAGCGCCCGGATGCGGCGTTCAGGGCGGCTGGTGCCAATTCGAGCGTCATCATGAACATTCCGGTCGATGTCCAGATCATCCTCGGCAGCACCGAAATGCCGGTGTCCGATCTGATGGCGTTGCAGAAGGGTTCCACCGTGGCGCTCAACCGCCGCATCGGCGAGCCTGTCGACGTGGTGGTCAACGGCCGCAAGATCGCGCGTGGCGAGATCACCGTGCTGGAAAGCGATCCATCGCGCTTCGGCATCAGGCTGACTGAAATCATCGCCGGCACGAAGGGCGCGTAA
- a CDS encoding flagellar motor switch protein FliG, with the protein MTVPVTLTRAQKAAAILVAMGKPSASRLLKFFKQEELKALIEGARLLRTIPQSDLERIVAEFEAEFTEGAGLLDSADRMDTILNESLSPEEMSAIMGDKKFEVAPEGPPPIWPELEKLEPTRLGSFLAGEHPQTSAMVLSKLAPQTAANVLLTLDKSMRSEIIKRMVTMAKVPDAATRIVENRLRTSVLTETSTKDTSAGQARVASVLNELGKTQLDEVMQDLEAAGTPDLDGVKARLFSFDDIPLLTQKARVLLFDGLSTEQVTLALRGAQAGLAEAVLSAIGARSRRMIESELGQGSEGVPAADIATARKTIVATTIRLSREGAFELPATQSAEAQSAEAQSAAA; encoded by the coding sequence ATGACGGTGCCGGTAACGCTGACGCGTGCCCAGAAGGCCGCCGCGATCCTGGTGGCGATGGGCAAGCCCTCCGCCAGCCGCCTGTTGAAATTCTTCAAGCAGGAAGAACTGAAGGCGCTTATCGAGGGCGCCCGCCTGCTGCGTACCATTCCGCAAAGCGATCTCGAACGCATTGTCGCCGAGTTTGAGGCCGAGTTCACCGAGGGCGCGGGCCTGCTCGATTCCGCCGACCGGATGGACACGATCCTCAATGAATCGCTGTCGCCGGAAGAAATGAGCGCCATCATGGGCGACAAGAAATTCGAGGTGGCGCCGGAAGGACCGCCGCCGATCTGGCCCGAGCTGGAAAAGCTCGAGCCGACGCGGCTTGGCTCATTCCTGGCCGGCGAACATCCGCAGACATCAGCCATGGTACTGTCGAAGCTGGCGCCACAGACGGCGGCCAACGTGCTGCTCACCCTGGACAAGTCGATGCGCAGCGAGATCATCAAGCGCATGGTGACGATGGCGAAGGTTCCCGACGCCGCCACGAGGATCGTCGAGAACCGCCTGCGCACCAGCGTGCTGACCGAGACCTCGACCAAGGATACGTCGGCCGGACAGGCGCGGGTCGCCAGCGTGCTCAACGAGCTGGGAAAGACGCAGCTCGATGAGGTCATGCAGGATCTGGAGGCCGCCGGCACGCCGGATCTCGATGGCGTCAAGGCCCGGCTTTTCTCCTTCGACGATATTCCGCTGCTCACCCAGAAGGCGCGCGTGCTGCTGTTCGACGGACTGTCGACCGAGCAGGTCACGCTGGCGCTGCGCGGCGCGCAGGCAGGGCTTGCGGAAGCCGTGCTTTCGGCGATCGGCGCGCGCTCGCGCCGCATGATCGAGTCCGAACTGGGACAAGGCTCCGAAGGTGTCCCCGCGGCCGACATCGCGACGGCACGCAAGACGATCGTGGCGACGACGATCCGGCTTTCGCGCGAAGGAGCCTTCGAGCTCCCCGCGACGCAAAGCGCCGAGGCCCAGAGCGCCGAGGCACAGAGCGCCGCGGCCTGA
- the flhB gene encoding flagellar biosynthesis protein FlhB, whose amino-acid sequence MSDGPDKDSKTEDATEKKIRDTVEQGKLPHSREVAILSSFVAILVFTVFYAKDAIVDLGMFLSMFLEKPEAWPMDTETDVIALYKTVIIEVGRAVLSLLVLLTVAGIGASVFQNMPQFVGERIRPQMSRISITKGWSRMFGVQGWVEFLKSLGKLGFAIVVLVFTLSEDHRKLLAGMITNPVAFGLVIRGIAVDILVAIVFVMGLIAAVDLVWSRFHWKQDLRMSKQEVKDEFKQSEGDPIIKARLRSLARDRARKRMMTAVPTATLIIANPTHFSIALKYVRDVDAAPVVVAKGQDLVALKIREIARENNIPIFEDVALARSMYKQVSVDNVIPSQFYQAVAELVRIVYSKKAERRLTS is encoded by the coding sequence ATGTCCGACGGACCCGACAAGGATTCGAAAACCGAAGACGCGACGGAAAAGAAAATCCGCGACACCGTCGAACAGGGCAAGCTGCCCCATTCGCGCGAAGTCGCGATCCTCTCTTCCTTCGTCGCGATCCTGGTCTTTACCGTCTTCTACGCCAAGGATGCCATCGTCGACCTCGGCATGTTCCTGTCCATGTTCCTGGAAAAGCCGGAAGCCTGGCCGATGGACACCGAGACCGATGTCATCGCGCTCTACAAGACTGTCATCATCGAGGTCGGCCGCGCTGTCCTCAGCCTGCTCGTGCTGCTGACGGTCGCGGGCATCGGCGCCTCGGTGTTCCAGAACATGCCGCAATTCGTCGGCGAGCGGATCCGGCCGCAGATGTCGCGCATCTCGATCACCAAGGGCTGGAGCAGGATGTTCGGCGTCCAGGGCTGGGTCGAGTTCCTGAAGTCGCTTGGCAAGCTGGGTTTCGCCATCGTCGTGCTCGTCTTCACGCTGTCGGAAGACCATCGCAAGCTGCTGGCCGGCATGATCACCAACCCGGTCGCCTTTGGCCTCGTCATCCGCGGCATAGCGGTCGATATCCTGGTGGCGATCGTGTTCGTCATGGGCCTGATCGCCGCCGTCGACCTTGTCTGGTCGCGCTTCCACTGGAAGCAGGACCTGCGCATGAGCAAGCAGGAGGTCAAGGACGAGTTCAAGCAGTCCGAAGGTGACCCGATCATCAAGGCCCGGCTGCGCTCGCTGGCGCGCGACCGTGCCCGCAAGCGGATGATGACGGCGGTGCCGACCGCCACGCTGATTATCGCCAACCCGACGCACTTCTCCATCGCGCTGAAATATGTCCGCGATGTCGACGCCGCGCCGGTGGTGGTGGCAAAGGGGCAGGATCTGGTGGCGCTCAAGATCCGCGAGATCGCCAGGGAAAACAACATTCCGATCTTCGAGGACGTGGCGCTCGCCCGCTCCATGTACAAGCAAGTTTCGGTCGATAATGTCATCCCATCGCAGTTCTATCAGGCCGTCGCCGAACTGGTGCGGATCGTCTACTCGAAAAAAGCTGAGCGCAGACTGACGTCATGA
- a CDS encoding helix-turn-helix transcriptional regulator produces the protein MKHADIKEAAEALFNAQRNPFGAFSLGSETHHAVTIPDAVRRCRWISVDINAVAFGLFFVSPSPERARLVPCLDSDYPGIAVATKFIAGANGEEIVRHTRISTEPRWWADDGMPGMQETFRDLAWTDQMAPLAPGTSGIAFPVHADRGQCGLVVFMGSEIALPQEALYEIHARCFSLFAAVARIRPGDVGRTRAISKRELECLKLTANGNTSEEIARLLKLSVHTANQYLTQSTQKLNAVNRNQAVAKALRLGLIE, from the coding sequence TTGAAACACGCTGACATCAAGGAGGCTGCCGAAGCGCTTTTCAATGCGCAACGCAACCCGTTCGGCGCCTTCTCGCTTGGCTCCGAAACACACCACGCCGTCACCATCCCTGATGCGGTGCGCCGCTGCCGCTGGATATCAGTCGACATCAACGCGGTGGCCTTCGGCCTGTTCTTCGTCAGCCCCTCGCCGGAGCGCGCGCGGCTCGTCCCGTGTCTCGATTCCGACTATCCCGGCATTGCCGTCGCAACGAAATTCATCGCCGGCGCCAACGGCGAAGAGATCGTGCGCCACACCCGCATCTCGACGGAACCGCGCTGGTGGGCGGATGACGGCATGCCCGGCATGCAAGAGACCTTCCGCGATCTCGCCTGGACGGATCAGATGGCACCACTGGCGCCTGGCACCAGCGGCATCGCCTTTCCAGTCCACGCCGATCGCGGCCAATGCGGGCTTGTCGTCTTCATGGGCTCGGAGATCGCCTTGCCGCAGGAAGCGCTGTACGAAATTCACGCCCGTTGCTTTTCACTCTTCGCCGCCGTCGCCCGCATTCGCCCTGGCGATGTCGGTAGGACACGGGCTATCTCCAAGCGCGAGCTCGAATGCCTGAAGCTGACCGCGAACGGCAACACCAGCGAAGAGATCGCCCGGCTTCTGAAACTGTCGGTCCATACCGCCAACCAGTATTTGACGCAGTCAACGCAGAAGCTGAATGCCGTCAACCGCAACCAGGCCGTGGCCAAGGCTTTGCGGCTTGGGCTTATTGAATAG
- a CDS encoding helix-turn-helix transcriptional regulator, which yields MSSPAALLQSDTLGSRLTSRGDLTSFFMQLTAEIGADSYMLVAIVHDQDRNDARIVSSNWIFDAIELIGKRLIAGLAQGALTVAPGIRPRPLVASQAPDADGLISGEEARLLDVLGHAEIYSLRLNVGRQRLFALFSAADAGRIDQPALMRAQLKCCYALSHIPQLIAAAAMQDPLSDRERECLFWVSEGKTTDEVAVILGVSSNTVNSYITHAIQKFAASNRAMAIATAIRSGII from the coding sequence ATGAGCAGTCCCGCCGCGCTTCTACAATCCGATACATTGGGCTCGCGCCTGACGTCGCGCGGTGATCTCACCAGCTTTTTCATGCAGCTGACAGCCGAGATCGGCGCCGACAGCTACATGCTTGTCGCCATCGTCCACGACCAGGACCGCAACGACGCCCGCATCGTGTCTTCCAACTGGATTTTCGACGCTATCGAACTGATCGGCAAAAGACTGATCGCCGGTCTCGCCCAAGGTGCGCTTACCGTCGCGCCGGGCATCCGGCCAAGACCGCTGGTCGCGTCCCAGGCGCCCGACGCCGATGGTTTGATATCAGGTGAGGAAGCCCGCCTTCTCGATGTGCTCGGCCACGCCGAGATCTATTCGCTCAGGTTGAATGTCGGCCGCCAGCGCCTGTTCGCGCTGTTCTCCGCCGCCGACGCCGGCAGAATCGACCAGCCGGCGCTGATGAGAGCCCAGCTGAAATGCTGCTATGCCCTCTCGCATATTCCGCAATTGATCGCTGCCGCCGCCATGCAGGACCCGCTGTCGGACCGCGAGCGCGAATGCCTGTTCTGGGTCTCCGAGGGCAAGACCACGGATGAGGTCGCCGTGATCCTTGGCGTCTCGTCCAACACCGTCAACAGCTACATCACCCACGCCATACAGAAATTCGCGGCCAGCAACCGTGCGATGGCCATCGCCACGGCGATCAGGAGCGGCATCATTTGA
- a CDS encoding pitrilysin family protein, whose translation MKQVFLAFTLMFLLCGGALVAESAKAEPIVTYALDNGLQVVLVPDHRAPKVVMNLRYRVGSMNEPAGRSGFAHLFEHLMFSGTPAWPNVFGAHAALGNEINAWTTEDGTVFYVDGLSSSLPMILSLEADRMANLGRSVTQAKLDLQRSVVKNEMRQNVLDKAGASGWEAFWSGLFPKPHPYSRMVIGSVADLDAATLDDVRGFFNTYYLPNNAVLVLVGDLKIDDTKALIADTFGRVARGADVVRPAIPEPTQARLKLVLEDRVPSPVVVMGFSGPAAQSPDNGALSIAAELMGNGEYGFLRNRLVSEQGVATYASASWTGGLLGGRFTFEAGAAEGVTPEVLESAMKAAFADFEKTPLDQADVERARNGILLATRLGSEALKDRAGTVSYNADILGDAQSALVDDPHVKNVSVAEIEATIKRLLKPEEASVLVLKPGPRGGYPDALIGSSGTPRPFTAPERAAIDIPKHPAGEAPTATLPVMETATLSNGIKLVHYTMPEAPMVYVAASAEGGWNSVPEGKEGLLELAASMATRGAGERGSADFAKAASDIGAGVGYQAGNLTTTMTLGVPPKKLDQGIGLLADAVLKPRFDKADWSVLMAQTADWLNGREADLPAVAGRAAKAALVRQVPGKAAIDWSAKALASISLDDAKGAFKRVFKPKSVTFFSVGPVPVATVAASLEKAFGTWADNTAGYTEEPSPPARFGGGHKILLVPEPGASQSALFVARPAPGSDEGERAESTAVANLLGDDFSSRLNSVIREEKGYSYGVSSYLLSPMKAGSGLVVATTVERANTGPAITEILKGFAGLTTLPVAQDEVDRTVTVYRRALAGSAETSAGLFSSLIGAVGGGSTLEDQQNRMTARTKLTLDAVQKQALALSSLDPSLIVVAGDPDVVMPQLAAIGLKDVEVVKRGGEEEQTAMRALDLLGGKQQAPLSASPWRVGDGGTTRAVHSCVSGKDCGARIHAD comes from the coding sequence ATGAAGCAGGTTTTCCTGGCGTTCACGCTGATGTTCTTACTTTGTGGCGGCGCGTTGGTGGCAGAGTCCGCCAAGGCCGAGCCGATCGTCACCTATGCGCTCGACAACGGGCTGCAGGTGGTGCTGGTGCCTGACCATCGCGCGCCGAAGGTGGTGATGAACCTGCGCTATCGTGTCGGTTCGATGAACGAACCGGCGGGCCGTTCCGGCTTCGCGCATCTGTTCGAGCACTTGATGTTTTCCGGTACCCCGGCCTGGCCGAATGTGTTCGGCGCGCATGCGGCCCTGGGCAATGAGATCAATGCCTGGACCACCGAGGACGGCACGGTCTTCTATGTCGACGGGCTGTCGTCGTCGCTGCCGATGATCCTGTCGCTGGAAGCCGACCGCATGGCCAATCTCGGCCGTTCGGTGACGCAGGCAAAGCTCGATCTGCAGCGCTCGGTGGTGAAGAACGAGATGCGCCAGAATGTGCTCGACAAAGCCGGCGCATCCGGTTGGGAGGCCTTCTGGTCCGGCCTGTTCCCCAAGCCGCATCCCTATAGCCGCATGGTCATCGGCTCGGTCGCCGATCTCGACGCGGCGACGCTCGACGACGTGCGCGGCTTCTTCAACACCTACTACCTGCCCAACAACGCGGTTCTGGTGCTGGTCGGCGACCTCAAGATCGACGACACCAAGGCATTAATCGCCGACACGTTCGGCAGGGTGGCGCGCGGTGCCGATGTGGTGCGGCCAGCAATACCCGAACCAACCCAGGCCCGGCTCAAGCTGGTGCTCGAGGACCGTGTGCCGTCTCCCGTCGTCGTGATGGGCTTCAGCGGTCCGGCGGCGCAATCACCCGACAACGGCGCGCTCAGCATTGCCGCCGAGCTGATGGGCAATGGTGAGTATGGTTTCCTGCGCAACCGGCTGGTTTCGGAGCAGGGGGTCGCCACCTATGCCAGCGCGAGCTGGACAGGCGGATTGCTCGGCGGCCGCTTCACCTTCGAGGCCGGTGCCGCGGAGGGCGTGACGCCTGAAGTGCTCGAAAGTGCGATGAAAGCCGCCTTCGCGGATTTCGAAAAGACGCCGCTGGATCAGGCTGATGTGGAACGTGCGCGCAACGGCATCTTGCTGGCCACGCGGCTTGGCAGCGAGGCGCTGAAGGACCGCGCCGGCACCGTCTCCTACAATGCCGACATTCTGGGCGACGCGCAGAGCGCGCTGGTCGATGATCCGCATGTCAAGAATGTCAGCGTCGCGGAAATCGAGGCGACGATCAAGCGGCTGCTGAAGCCGGAGGAAGCCAGCGTGCTGGTGTTGAAACCCGGCCCGCGCGGCGGTTACCCCGACGCGCTGATCGGATCGTCGGGTACACCGCGTCCGTTCACGGCGCCGGAGCGGGCGGCGATCGATATTCCAAAGCACCCTGCCGGCGAAGCGCCGACAGCAACGCTGCCGGTCATGGAGACGGCCACGCTTTCGAATGGCATCAAGCTCGTTCACTACACGATGCCGGAAGCGCCGATGGTCTATGTCGCGGCGAGTGCGGAAGGCGGCTGGAACAGTGTGCCGGAAGGCAAGGAAGGTCTGCTGGAGCTTGCCGCGAGCATGGCGACGCGAGGTGCTGGCGAGCGCGGCTCGGCTGACTTCGCCAAGGCGGCCAGCGATATCGGCGCCGGCGTTGGCTACCAGGCCGGAAACCTGACCACCACGATGACACTTGGCGTACCGCCGAAAAAGCTTGACCAAGGCATCGGCCTGCTTGCCGACGCGGTGCTGAAGCCGCGCTTCGACAAGGCCGACTGGAGTGTGCTGATGGCGCAAACCGCCGACTGGCTGAATGGCCGTGAGGCCGATCTGCCTGCTGTCGCCGGCCGTGCGGCGAAGGCCGCGCTGGTTCGCCAAGTGCCCGGCAAGGCGGCAATCGACTGGTCGGCGAAGGCGCTGGCGTCGATTTCGCTCGACGATGCCAAGGGTGCCTTCAAGAGGGTGTTCAAGCCAAAGTCGGTGACATTCTTCAGCGTCGGCCCCGTGCCGGTCGCGACCGTGGCGGCAAGCCTTGAAAAGGCGTTCGGGACATGGGCGGACAATACAGCCGGCTATACCGAAGAGCCGTCGCCGCCGGCGCGTTTTGGCGGCGGACACAAAATCCTGCTGGTGCCGGAACCCGGTGCCAGCCAGTCGGCGCTGTTCGTGGCGCGGCCCGCACCCGGTTCCGACGAAGGCGAGCGCGCGGAATCGACCGCGGTCGCCAATCTGCTCGGCGACGATTTTTCCAGCCGCCTGAATTCGGTGATCCGCGAGGAGAAGGGCTATTCCTATGGCGTGTCGAGCTACCTGCTGAGCCCGATGAAAGCGGGTTCCGGTCTGGTGGTGGCAACCACCGTCGAGCGCGCCAACACTGGTCCGGCGATCACCGAAATCCTGAAGGGATTTGCCGGATTGACGACCTTGCCGGTAGCGCAAGACGAGGTCGACCGCACCGTGACGGTCTATCGCCGCGCATTGGCTGGATCGGCGGAAACATCGGCCGGCCTGTTCAGCTCGCTGATCGGTGCCGTTGGCGGCGGGTCGACGCTGGAAGACCAGCAGAACCGGATGACGGCCCGCACGAAACTCACCCTGGACGCGGTGCAGAAACAGGCCTTGGCCTTGTCGTCACTGGACCCTTCGCTGATCGTCGTGGCGGGCGATCCGGATGTGGTGATGCCGCAGCTGGCCGCGATCGGGCTCAAGGACGTCGAAGTCGTGAAGCGCGGCGGTGAAGAGGAGCAGACCGCGATGCGTGCGCTGGATCTTCTCGGCGGCAAGCAACAGGCGCCGCTGTCCGCCTCGCCGTGGCGGGTTGGCGATGGCGGCACGACCAGGGCGGTGCATTCCTGTGTCAGCGGCAAGGATTGCGGCGCGCGGATTCACGCCGACTAG
- a CDS encoding TMEM43 family protein, whose protein sequence is MSDSFREVTSVSWFGRIKRAVGGVVFGLLLIVLMVIGLFWNEGRAVQTARSLAEGAGAVISTGTDSVAAANEGKLVHVSGPVAADSGVADPDFGIAAQGLRLSRTAEMYQWKEESKSETEKKLGGGEETVTTYSYSKVWDDSQIDSSDFKKPDGHQNPPMAIHSRTFQIPEGKLGAFTLDQPVLDRIEGDKAYALSSDQSAAIKSAYTGAKPLSIVDGKIYLGTDTTTPALGDYRIGYELAPLGVVSIVARQAGSRFEPYQTEAGDALLMVDTGNVPADKMFAEAVSENTLITWLLRAAGLLLLTIGFALFLSPIGVILDVIPFLGSMARMGTGIIAFFLAILVGTTTMAIAWFWYRPLLAAGILAAGLIAAAAVYYLGRSRKAGAPVAAPSAGAAT, encoded by the coding sequence ATGAGCGATTCATTTCGGGAAGTTACATCCGTCTCGTGGTTCGGGCGGATCAAGCGCGCGGTTGGCGGGGTCGTCTTTGGCCTGTTGCTGATCGTGCTGATGGTGATCGGCCTGTTCTGGAACGAGGGGCGCGCGGTGCAGACGGCGCGCTCGCTGGCCGAAGGGGCGGGCGCCGTGATCTCGACAGGCACCGACAGTGTCGCCGCCGCCAATGAGGGCAAGCTGGTGCATGTCAGCGGGCCGGTGGCGGCTGACAGCGGGGTCGCCGATCCGGACTTCGGCATCGCGGCGCAAGGGCTGCGGCTGTCGCGCACGGCCGAAATGTACCAGTGGAAGGAGGAGTCCAAATCCGAGACGGAGAAGAAGCTCGGTGGCGGCGAAGAGACGGTGACCACCTACAGTTATTCGAAGGTGTGGGATGACAGCCAGATCGACTCGTCGGATTTCAAGAAGCCGGACGGCCACCAGAATCCGCCGATGGCAATCCACAGCAGGACCTTCCAGATTCCGGAAGGCAAGCTCGGCGCTTTCACGCTCGACCAGCCGGTGCTTGACCGGATCGAGGGCGACAAGGCGTATGCGCTGTCGTCCGATCAGTCGGCGGCGATCAAGTCCGCCTATACCGGCGCCAAGCCGCTCAGCATCGTCGACGGCAAAATCTATCTCGGCACGGATACGACAACGCCTGCGCTGGGCGACTACCGCATCGGCTACGAACTGGCGCCGCTCGGCGTGGTCAGCATCGTCGCGCGCCAGGCCGGCAGCCGCTTCGAGCCCTACCAGACAGAAGCCGGCGATGCGTTGCTGATGGTCGACACCGGCAACGTGCCGGCCGACAAGATGTTCGCCGAGGCGGTCTCCGAAAACACGCTGATTACCTGGCTGCTGCGCGCCGCCGGCCTGCTGCTGCTGACGATCGGCTTTGCCCTGTTCCTGAGCCCGATCGGCGTGATCCTCGACGTGATACCGTTCCTGGGCAGCATGGCGCGGATGGGCACTGGCATCATCGCCTTCTTCCTGGCGATCCTGGTCGGCACGACAACGATGGCCATCGCCTGGTTCTGGTATCGGCCGCTGCTGGCGGCGGGCATCCTGGCCGCCGGCCTGATCGCGGCGGCGGCGGTCTATTACCTCGGCCGCTCGCGCAAGGCGGGCGCACCCGTCGCGGCGCCCAGCGCTGGTGCCGCGACCTGA
- a CDS encoding histone deacetylase family protein: MKTVYSPLHAGHAGQMELVTSAIVPGFEMPSRAEFIKARVESEKLGPIILPLEHDLSAAKRVHKADYIDFLPTVWPRWTAEGHTGTAMPFTWPTRGLRGDVPPQRIDALLGYYSFDGGATFVEGTWDAIKSSYDVALTAAGLVKGGETSAFALCRPPGHHAGAAFMGGYCFINNAAVAAQWFRDQGAKRVSILDVDYHHGNGTQEIFYDRADIQVINLHGDPMVEYPFFLGHADERGEGEGEGFNINYPMPFGTGWDAWSASLEDACAKLAAYAPDVVVVSLGVDTFEKDPISQFKLKSADYPKIGQRIAKLGLPTLFVQEGGYAVEEIGINAVGVLTGFEGR, from the coding sequence ATGAAGACAGTTTATTCGCCCCTTCACGCCGGCCATGCCGGCCAAATGGAACTCGTTACATCCGCCATCGTGCCGGGTTTCGAAATGCCCTCGCGGGCCGAGTTCATCAAGGCGCGCGTCGAAAGCGAGAAACTTGGCCCCATCATCCTGCCGCTTGAGCACGATCTCAGCGCCGCCAAGCGCGTCCACAAGGCCGACTATATCGACTTCCTGCCGACTGTGTGGCCGCGATGGACGGCTGAAGGCCATACAGGCACCGCGATGCCATTCACCTGGCCAACGCGCGGCCTGCGCGGCGACGTGCCCCCGCAGCGCATCGACGCCTTGCTTGGCTATTACTCCTTTGATGGCGGCGCCACTTTCGTCGAGGGCACATGGGATGCAATCAAGTCGTCCTATGACGTGGCGCTGACCGCTGCCGGCCTCGTCAAGGGCGGCGAGACATCGGCCTTCGCATTGTGCCGCCCGCCGGGCCATCACGCCGGTGCCGCCTTCATGGGCGGCTATTGCTTCATCAACAACGCAGCTGTTGCCGCGCAATGGTTCCGCGACCAGGGCGCCAAACGCGTCTCGATCCTCGACGTCGACTATCACCATGGCAACGGCACGCAGGAAATCTTCTATGACCGCGCCGACATCCAGGTCATCAACCTGCATGGCGATCCGATGGTCGAATATCCGTTCTTCCTCGGCCATGCCGACGAGCGCGGCGAAGGCGAAGGCGAAGGCTTCAACATCAACTATCCGATGCCGTTCGGCACCGGCTGGGATGCCTGGAGCGCTTCGCTGGAGGATGCCTGCGCCAAGCTCGCCGCCTATGCGCCGGATGTCGTTGTCGTCTCGCTCGGCGTCGATACGTTCGAGAAGGACCCGATCAGCCAGTTCAAGCTGAAGAGCGCTGACTATCCGAAGATCGGCCAGCGTATCGCCAAGCTCGGCCTGCCGACGCTGTTCGTCCAGGAAGGCGGCTATGCCGTCGAGGAGATCGGCATCAACGCCGTCGGCGTGCTCACCGGTTTCGAAGGCAGGTAA
- a CDS encoding TetR/AcrR family transcriptional regulator gives MKRSLDRKTKIALEPRKQPRQQRSSKVVDRILDAALILTREQGTRTPTTLAIAQRAGLSVGSIYQYFPNKEAILLDLARRWLSSFPEVIAKRIKVPPPTTREEFRRDVRKLFIDTSRLYLENASLMPVIEAISGNADLRPIQNEYDDQIIALYAAWLKHVNRDLADKVANRLGMLVMEVGHACRLAGLKKDRRTYDLIEDDVETMWLALVTPHLNLD, from the coding sequence GTGAAGCGCAGTCTCGACCGCAAAACCAAAATAGCGCTCGAACCACGCAAGCAGCCGCGGCAACAGCGGTCGAGCAAGGTGGTCGACCGGATTCTGGACGCGGCGCTGATCTTGACGCGGGAGCAAGGAACCAGGACGCCAACGACGCTCGCGATTGCGCAGCGCGCCGGCTTGTCGGTCGGCTCGATCTACCAGTACTTTCCCAACAAGGAAGCCATTCTCCTGGACCTCGCCCGGCGCTGGCTGTCATCCTTTCCCGAGGTAATCGCGAAGCGCATCAAGGTCCCCCCGCCCACCACCCGCGAAGAGTTTCGGCGCGACGTGCGCAAGCTCTTCATCGACACCTCCAGGCTGTATCTCGAAAACGCCAGCCTGATGCCGGTCATCGAGGCTATTTCAGGCAACGCCGACCTCAGGCCGATCCAGAACGAGTATGACGACCAGATCATCGCCCTCTACGCCGCATGGCTGAAGCATGTGAACCGGGACCTTGCGGACAAGGTCGCAAACCGGCTCGGCATGTTGGTCATGGAGGTCGGGCACGCCTGCCGGCTTGCCGGGTTGAAAAAGGACCGCAGGACCTACGACCTTATCGAGGACGACGTGGAAACCATGTGGCTCGCTTTGGTGACCCCTCATCTCAATCTTGACTAA